From the genome of Carcharodon carcharias isolate sCarCar2 chromosome 34, sCarCar2.pri, whole genome shotgun sequence, one region includes:
- the rhoub gene encoding ras homolog family member Ub, which translates to MPPQDLLDYRAGFAPPVPPHKPKRSGRSGYLQERFLKCVLLGDGAVGKTSLVVSYSTNGYPTKYVPTAFDDFSAVVQVDGTPIRLQLCDTAGQDEFDKLRHFCYHKTDAFLLCFSVVSPSSFQNVMEKWMPEIRHHCPAAPVVLVGTQCDLRGDVKVLIELAKCKEKPVPPEAARALAEKIGAVAYVECSSLTQKNLKEVFDMAILCGLRYADSQASSERKMKMLTANKMRTLSKSWWKKYVCIV; encoded by the exons ATGCCTCCCCAGGATTTACTTGATTATCGAGCGGGTTTCGCTCCTCCGGTCCCGCCGCACAAGCCCAAACGGAGCGGCCGGAGCGGGTACCTGCAGGAGAGGTTCCTCAAATGCGTTTTACTGGGGGACGGAGCGGTTGGCAAAACCAGCCTGGTTGTCAGTTATAGCACGAATGGTTACCCAACTAAGTATGTCCCCACCGCCTTCGATGACTTTTCTG CTGTCGTTCAAGTTGATGGGACCCCaattagactgcagctgtgtgacaCTGCTGGCCAA GATGAATTTGACAAACTCCGACACTTCTGCTACCATAAGACCGATGCCTTCTTGCTCTGCTTCAGTGTGGTTAGCCCCTCGTCCTTCCAGAATGTGATGGAGAAGTGGATGCCCGAGATCCGCCATCACTGCCCTGCTGCCCCCGTGGTCCTGGTGGGCACCCAGTGTGACCTCCGAGGCGATGTGAAGGTCCTCATCGAGCTGGCCAAGTGCAAGGAAAAGCCAGTGCCCCCAGAGGCTGCCCGGGCTCTGGCGGAGAAGATCGGTGCCGTGGCGTACGTGGAGTGCTCCTCGTTGACGCAGAAGAACCTGAAGGAGGTCTTTGACATGGCCATCTTGTGTGGCCTGCGCTATGCTGACAGTCAGGCGAGCAGCGAGCGCAAAATGAAAATGTTGACTGCCAACAAAATGAGGACCTTATCGAAATCTTGGTGGAAAAAGTATGTCTGTATTGTATGA